From one Ursus arctos isolate Adak ecotype North America unplaced genomic scaffold, UrsArc2.0 scaffold_26, whole genome shotgun sequence genomic stretch:
- the BCL2L14 gene encoding apoptosis facilitator Bcl-2-like protein 14 yields MPRPAMCTTSACDLEEIPLDDDDTNSIEFKILAFYAKHHVFKNAPAVFSPKLLRTRSLSQKGLGGWSANEPWTQVSWPCRNSPSTEKPLNLAKKKSSWRTLFGVIEKEEDSQSSPIVVLEGAAAAHQGGPQSQQWSRSLTNVEQRSEQEAVDPKVVSIAHRVAEIVYSWPPPVELQAQGGSCKSKGSFVHQFFHDQGPCSQPRATSTKKDGEDQIIAKIVELLKYSGDQLERELKKDRALVNGLQDQLSYPVFKTITDHFLRGVDTRGESEVRAQGFKAALAIDVTAKLTAVDNHPMNRVLGFGTKYLKDNFSPWVQQQGGWEKVLGISHEEVD; encoded by the exons ATGCCCAG ACCCGCCATGTGCACCACCAGTGCCTGTGACCTGGAGGAGATCCCCCTAGACGATGACGACACAAACAGCATAGAATTCAAAATCCTGGCCTTCTATGCCAAACACCATGTCTTCAAGAACGCCCCCGCTGTCTTCTCGCCAAAGCTGCTGAGAACGAGAAGTTTGTCCCAGAAAGGACTGGGGGGTTGGTCAGCCAATGAGCCATGGACACAGGTGTCGTGGCCTTGCAGAAATTCCCCATCCACTGAGAAGCCCCTGAACCTGGCCAAGAAAAAGTCTTCCTGGAGAACCCTCTTCGGAGTAATAGAGAAGGAGGAAGATTCCCAGAGCTCACCTATAGTCGTTTTGGAGGGTGCCGCGGCAGCACATCAGGGTGGTCCTCAGAGTCAGCAGTGGTCTAGGTCCCTTACTAACGTGGAACAGCGCTCGGAGCAGGAAG CCGTGGACCCCAAAGTTGTTTCCATTGCCCACCGCGTTGCTGAAATTGTTTATTCCTGGCCCCCGCCCGTCGAGCTCCAGGCCCAGGGAGGAAGCTGCAAGTCCAAAGGGAGTTTTGTCCATCAGTTCTTCCACGACCAGGGCCCGTGCTCCCAGCCTCGAGCCACCAGCACTAAGAAAG ATGGAGAAGACCAAATAATAGCCAAAATCGTTGAGCTGCTGAAATATTCAGGGGATCAGTTGGAGAGAGAG CTGAAGAAAGACAGGGCTTTGGTGAACGGCCTCCAGGACCAGCTGTCCTACCCTGTTTTCAAGACCATCACGGACCACTTCTTAAGGGGTGTGGACACCAGGGGAGAATCAGAGGTCAGAGCTCAGGGCTTTAAGGCTGCTCTCGCGATAGACGTCACGGCCAAGCTCACTGCCGTCGACAACCACCCCATGAACAGGGTGCTGGGGTTTGGAACCAAGTACCTGAAGGACAACTTCTCGCCCTGGGTGCAGCAGCAGGGTGGATGG GAAAAAGTACTTGGAATATCACATGAAGAGGTAGACTGA